In Solanum pennellii chromosome 3, SPENNV200, a single window of DNA contains:
- the LOC107013182 gene encoding uncharacterized protein LOC107013182, with product MNGAVEATNKNIKKILRKMIDNHRGWHEMLPYALLGYRTNVRMSIGDTPYLLVYGTEAVISVEVEIPCLRIIQKAELSNAEWVSRRIDQLTLIDEKRIVVVFHDQLYRQRLIRDFHKRVRTRIFEVGYLVLKRIFFIKTNTRENTRQIGKDPTWFTRFIALLRYQQIPPIDEYGEVEGRRKPSLNLTDQDDFGDERLQAITEDKGVYIDAGQ from the exons ATGAATGGAGCCGTAGAAGCCaccaataagaatatcaagaagattttgagaaaaatgatcGACAATCATcgaggttggcatgagatgTTGCCATATGCTTTATTGGGTTATCGGACGAATGTCAGAATGTCGATTGGAGATACTCCATACTtgctagtatatggaacagaaGCAGTCATATCTGTTGAAGTCGAAATACCGTGTTTGAGAATCATCCAAAAAGCTGAGTTAAGTAATGCTGAATGGGTCAGCAGGCGAATTGATCAACtaactttgattgatgagaagagaataGTTGTCGTTTTTCATGATCAGTTGTATCGACAGAGATTGATTCGTGATTTTCACAAGAGAGTAAGAACCAGAATTTTCGAAGTTGGATACTTGGTCCTTAAGCGCATTTTCTTCATCAAGACGAATACAAGGGAAAATACGCGCCAAATTGGCAAGGACCCTACATGGTTCACAAG GTTTATAGCTTTGCTTCGATATCAGCAAATTCCTCCGATAgatgaatatggagaagtcGAGGGGAGGAGGAAGCCCTCCCTGAATTTGACAGA TCAAGATGATTTTGGAGATGAAAGATTGCAAGCAATAACAGAGGACAAAGGCGTTTATATCGATGCAGGGCAATAG